The following proteins are encoded in a genomic region of Asterias amurensis chromosome 5, ASM3211899v1:
- the LOC139937643 gene encoding uncharacterized protein → MAGHRCSSFAQTQLEKHGWQAGQGLGRTESGISEAIKVKIKHDTAGVGHDLGQQFTYHWWDHVFNKAANNIVVENNQEGVKMTSKEKSHGPISNKKQPKNVGKKPLLYGNFVRSATLTAEGLKRDDQDSSSSEEEESNKEEMNIDEKFFKACGGRTAHKGARHGLKLSGKLKRIQEQEELEGYLNRQKDQAQSTKPSPPSLDKDQSQTTEDDDNDREKVRDAGDEEKQERKRQKKEKKRRMKAAIENGRCDDAGDEQDGENVLQESGSATEEEKHTTEQDASGCCEDDESERQREEKQRKKDRKRKRKEAKSANGCHEDTVDLDDTMVITINEADERKQARKARKELKLKNRQDGASCGDDSNGPFVNDVVELTLEENGDDQDRKRKKKKEKKRKMESVDVCENENNESSELICCTVPEGDMRTGDNDCDLDTKNGGDDLGKKSKKRRKEEVLQNGSLDHECTDIKTSKKSKKKKSKH, encoded by the exons ATGGCCGGCCATAGGTGCTCGTCGTTTGCTCAGACTCAGCTCGAAAAACATGGATGGCAAGCAG GGCAAGGACTCGGCAGGACAGAGTCTGGCATCAGTGAGGCCATCAAAGTGAAGATAAAGCATGACACTGCTGGA GTGGGGCATGATCTTGGTCAGCAGTTTACGTACCACTGGTGGGACCATGTTTTCAACAAGGCTGCAAACAACATAGTGGTGGAAAATAACCAG GAAGGTGTGAAAATGACAAGTAAAGAGAAAAGCCACGGACCAATAAGTAACAAAAAACAGCCCAAGAATGTAGGCAAGAAGCCTCTGCTGTATGGCAACTTTGTCCGGAGTGCCACTTTAACAGCGGAGGGCTTGAAACGTGACGACCAAGACAGTTCTTCATCTGAGGAGGAAGAGAGTAACAAGGAGGAGATGAATATTGATGAGAAGTTCTTCAAGGCTTGTGGTGGACGAACAGCTCATAA GGGCGCTAGGCACGGCTTGAAACTCTCCGGGAAACTGAAGCGAATTCAGGAACAAGAGGAGCTGGAGGGTTACCTAAATCGTCAGAAAGACCAGGCTCAGTCCACTAAACCCTCTCCCCCTAGCCTTGATAAAGATCAAAGTCAAACAACAGAGGATGATGATAATGATCGGGAGAAGGTGAGAGATGCAGGAGACGAAGAGAAGCAGGAGAGGAAACGACAAAAGAAAGAGAAGAAACGGAGGATGAAAGCCGCCATTGAGAATGGGCGATGTGATGACGCTGGAGATGAACAAGATGGGGAAAATGTACTTCAAGAATCGGGAAGTGCAACTGAAGAAGAGAAACATACAACTGAGCAGGACGCCAGTGGATGTTGCGAGGATGATGAAAGTGAGAGACAACGGGAGGAAAAACAGCGAAAGAAAGACAGGAAACGCAAAAGAAAAGAGGCTAAATCTGCCAATGGCTGTCATGAGGACACAGTAGACTTGGATGATACTATGGTCATTACTATCAATGAAGCAGATGAGAGAAAACAGGCGAGAAAAGCAAGAAAGGAACTGAAATTGAAGAACAGACAGGATGGTGCTAGCTGTGGAGATGATTCAAACGGACCTTTTGTGAATGACGTTGTCGAGTTGACTTTAGAAGAAAATGGAGATGATCAGGACAGAAAGcgcaaaaagaaaaaggaaaaaaagagaaagatgGAATCGGTTGATGTCTGTGAAAATGAGAATAATGAATCTAGTGAACTGATTTGTTGTACTGTACCCGAGGGAGACATGAGGACTGGTGACAATGATTGCGATCTTGATACCAAAAATGGTGGCGATGATTTAGGAAAGAAAAGCAAGAAGAGAAGGAAGGAAGAGGTTTTGCAGAACGGCAGTCTCGATCATGAATGTACAGATATAAAAACATCCAAAAAATCGAAGAAGAAAAAGTCCAAGCACTGA
- the LOC139937644 gene encoding uncharacterized protein isoform X1 → MDTGFEVDLVTALKEVINNSRWKNLGPTGHFKTKTCTRLYSVGGDEDVVIVHRVDTFYALGADCPHEGGPLDLGDIEDIDGHECLVCPWHEYDFRLDNGDSTSGLKQQTFEVRVVDDHLYIDKETELSLTRDSDSELGSQSQSTSAKGADAIQSGPASDEENEDTLCHWAVRVLRTADPAEKVRLTHEVQERWRRGDLREIGRCSPPDEPKREETLSVVAPGKIKRGKGGTLHFKILNDRLHELGSHFGALPVHNGLWQSATETKDNLLARLAVVHMVHEARGLDVHPKTQQRFAKQQDAASVSILEVIYTDEITQVAAGLKWFTYVCRRAIPPLECISEFHKLVRKHFRGLLKAPINEEGRTIAGMSKEWYVPLMQPANRSADNKDSSIATGVTS, encoded by the exons ATGGACACTGGATTTGAGGTGGATCTTGTGACAGCTTTGAAGGAAGTTATTAATAACAGCAGATGGAAGAACCTAGGTCCCACTGGACATTTTAAGACAAAGACGTGCACCAG GTTGTATTCTGTAGGAGGTGATGAGGATGTTGTCATAGTTCATCGTGTTGACACATTTTATGCTCTTGGTGCGGACTGCCCTCATGAAG GAGGCCCACTGGATCTCGGCGACATTGAGGATATAGATGGACACGAGTGTCTGGTCTGTCCCTGGCATGAATATGACTTCAGGTTAGATAATGGAGACTCTACATCCGGGCTCAAG CAACAAACATTTGAAGTCAGGGTAGTCGATGACCATCTGTACATAGACAAAGAGACAGAGCTGTCTCTTACAAGAGACTCCGATTCAGAACTTGGCAGTCAGAGTCAGTCGACATCTG CTAAAGGGGCGGATGCAATTCAGTCAGGTCCTGCATCAGATGAGGAAAATGAAGACACGCTCTGTCATTGGGCAGTCAGGGTACTACGAACAGCAGATCCAGCTGAAAAG GTCAGACTAACCCATGAGGTGCAGGAGAGATGGAGAAGGGGAGATCTTAGAGAGATTGGGAGATGCAGTCCACCAGACGAGCCCAAGAGGGAGGAAACACTCAGTGTGGTAGCTCCAGGGAAAATCAAGAGGGGCAAAGGAGGCACTCTG caTTTCAAGATCTTGAATGACAGACTGCATGAGTTGGGCAGCCATTTTGGAGCACTTCCTGTTCACAATG GTCTGTGGCAGTCTGCAACGGAGACGAAAGATAACCTTTTAGCCAGACTGGCAGTAGTCCACATGGTACATGAGGCAAG AGGGCTTGATGTCCACCCAAAGACTCAACAGCGTTTTGCCAAGCAGCAAGACGCTGCATCCGTCTCCATCTTGGAGGTGATCTACACAGATGAGATCACCCAAGTAGCCGCAGGTTTGAAGTGGTTTACCTATGTTTGCCGCCGTGCCATCCCACCTCTGGAATGCATCTCAGAGTTCCACAAGCTCGTCAGAAAACATTTCAG GGGTTTATTGAAAGCGCCCATCAACGAAGAGGGGAGGACTATTGCAGGAATGAGCAAGGAG TGGTATGTCCCGTTGATGCAACCAGCCAATCGGAGTGCAGATAATAAGGACTCTTCCATTGCAACAGGGGTAACAAGTTGA
- the LOC139937644 gene encoding uncharacterized protein isoform X2: MDTGFEVDLVTALKEVINNSRWKNLGPTGHFKTKTCTRLYSVGGDEDVVIVHRVDTFYALGADCPHEGGPLDLGDIEDIDGHECLVCPWHEYDFRLDNGDSTSGLKQQTFEVRVVDDHLYIDKETELSLTRDSDSELGSQTKGADAIQSGPASDEENEDTLCHWAVRVLRTADPAEKVRLTHEVQERWRRGDLREIGRCSPPDEPKREETLSVVAPGKIKRGKGGTLHFKILNDRLHELGSHFGALPVHNGLWQSATETKDNLLARLAVVHMVHEARGLDVHPKTQQRFAKQQDAASVSILEVIYTDEITQVAAGLKWFTYVCRRAIPPLECISEFHKLVRKHFRGLLKAPINEEGRTIAGMSKEWYVPLMQPANRSADNKDSSIATGVTS; encoded by the exons ATGGACACTGGATTTGAGGTGGATCTTGTGACAGCTTTGAAGGAAGTTATTAATAACAGCAGATGGAAGAACCTAGGTCCCACTGGACATTTTAAGACAAAGACGTGCACCAG GTTGTATTCTGTAGGAGGTGATGAGGATGTTGTCATAGTTCATCGTGTTGACACATTTTATGCTCTTGGTGCGGACTGCCCTCATGAAG GAGGCCCACTGGATCTCGGCGACATTGAGGATATAGATGGACACGAGTGTCTGGTCTGTCCCTGGCATGAATATGACTTCAGGTTAGATAATGGAGACTCTACATCCGGGCTCAAG CAACAAACATTTGAAGTCAGGGTAGTCGATGACCATCTGTACATAGACAAAGAGACAGAGCTGTCTCTTACAAGAGACTCCGATTCAGAACTTGGCAGTCAGA CTAAAGGGGCGGATGCAATTCAGTCAGGTCCTGCATCAGATGAGGAAAATGAAGACACGCTCTGTCATTGGGCAGTCAGGGTACTACGAACAGCAGATCCAGCTGAAAAG GTCAGACTAACCCATGAGGTGCAGGAGAGATGGAGAAGGGGAGATCTTAGAGAGATTGGGAGATGCAGTCCACCAGACGAGCCCAAGAGGGAGGAAACACTCAGTGTGGTAGCTCCAGGGAAAATCAAGAGGGGCAAAGGAGGCACTCTG caTTTCAAGATCTTGAATGACAGACTGCATGAGTTGGGCAGCCATTTTGGAGCACTTCCTGTTCACAATG GTCTGTGGCAGTCTGCAACGGAGACGAAAGATAACCTTTTAGCCAGACTGGCAGTAGTCCACATGGTACATGAGGCAAG AGGGCTTGATGTCCACCCAAAGACTCAACAGCGTTTTGCCAAGCAGCAAGACGCTGCATCCGTCTCCATCTTGGAGGTGATCTACACAGATGAGATCACCCAAGTAGCCGCAGGTTTGAAGTGGTTTACCTATGTTTGCCGCCGTGCCATCCCACCTCTGGAATGCATCTCAGAGTTCCACAAGCTCGTCAGAAAACATTTCAG GGGTTTATTGAAAGCGCCCATCAACGAAGAGGGGAGGACTATTGCAGGAATGAGCAAGGAG TGGTATGTCCCGTTGATGCAACCAGCCAATCGGAGTGCAGATAATAAGGACTCTTCCATTGCAACAGGGGTAACAAGTTGA